From the genome of Candidatus Alcyoniella australis:
CCGGTCGCCGTTGTCGCGCAGCACGAGTTGTTCCACCCCATGGTATTTCGGATTGGAAAGCTTCACCGAGCCGCTCGACAGATCGATGCGCCCGATCTCGCCTGCAAACTTGTCCGTGAAATAGAGAACGTTGTTGCCTGCATCCGATTTCATATCGAATAGCTGATGGGCTAGGTGCCTTTTGAAAAGAGGATCAAGCGGCCCGTATAGAACATTCAGTTGCGGTGACGGCGGATGGGATGGCTGCAGCTTGAAATGAATACCGACAACACCGGATATCGCCAACAGGGCGACCACCATACCGTGATAAATCAATCTACTTTCGAGCGCGGGCTTGAAGCCTTTCGCAGCCCAGTACAGCGCCGATACGAATGATAGACAAACTATGAACCAGAAAACCAAGGGAAACAGACTCTGTTCGATAAACACGGGCGCAGCCGATGCGACCGCGGCGAGCCCGGCGACGAGGAACGAGCTGCGTTTGAAATTGCCGTTGATGATTATCAGCAGGGAAAGCAAAGTGTTCGCGGTCAGAATGCGACAGTAGTTCGGCTCCCAAAACAACATGAAAAGATATACGGCCAAGCTACACAAGACCCCGCAAAACAACAAAATGCGGCCGATGATCGTCTTGAGCTTGTACGTTTGACCAATGTATTTCCGCAATCGAGGATGTCCCGGCGAGATGGTCGTGCAAAGATATAACAGCATCCAGACGAGAAATAGGAATAGGAGCAAAACTTTCGAGATAAAACAAATGATCGAGAAAAGCGCCAGTCCCCAGAAAATATACTGTAATAGATACTCCCTTATCCAGTCCGAACCGCAGCAAAGCATACAGAACAAAATAAATAAAGTAGCAATATTAAACGGCAGACGGGAATCGCGGTGCATCCGGAAAATCCCTTTATGCATTGCCTTGGTGTATGTAAAAAATCAATATAGCATATTTTAACCGGCGAGTAATGCTTTTTATCGCCCCGGCAATAAGTACTTAAAATCAAATGGATCGATCCCGCGACCCCTGAATGGCCGCAGTGCGAGCATCACGAGCGATGCTTGATAAGCACGGTTAAGGTTTGAGGCTGTTTTGCAAGTCCTTGAGCCCTGGGACGCTTACAGCGACGCCCCGGTTCAAGGACGCGGTTTTTTCATCCGCTGTTGCCGGAAAGCAGCGTCTATCATCTATCAGCACGATAAGCGCCGGCTGCGGGCTTTTCATTTACAACCGTGATATTATCGAGCTTAGCCCGCATTATTCATGAAGGTTCTACTGCAATGCACAATCTGCTCGCAATAACAGCGTCATCCTCGCCGATCCGTCCTCGACGTACCGCAGTGGGTACGCCTGCGGAGTCTCGGCTCGGCTTCCTTGTTCTTGCGGCACCTTGCACATTTCGTATACGAACCTTCATGAATAATCCGGGCTACGCCTTTATTTTACAACTATCCGCAGGCTGTATGGTTATTGACGGCCAAACGGCCAAGAGGTAAGTCGATGGAAATGCTCGGTGAGCCACATGAAACAGCGGTGCTCGGCACTACGATCACCTGGGGCGAGATGGGTTCGGGCCAGCCGCTGGTCCTGATCCACGGGATCCAGGATTCCCATCGCGCCTGGCGCAGGGCCGCGCCGTTTCTGGCTCGGCGATTTCGGGTGCTGATGCCCGATCTGCCGGGGCACGGCTTTTCCGGACGGCCCGATGCTCCCTATACGCTGACGTGGTATGCGCAGATCATGGACGCCTGGATGGAACAGATCGGCTTGCGCAAGGCGCACCTGTGCGGCCATTCGTTCGGAGGCGGAATCGCCCAATGGATGGTCCTGGATCAGCGGCAACGGATCGATCGTCTGGCGCTGGTCTCAGCGGGCGGACTGGGCCGACAGGTCGCCATGAGCATGCGCTTTGCGACGTTTCCGGTTCTCGGGGCCAAGATCACGCCGCTGGTCCTGCGCCACATTTTACCCGTGGTGCTCAAACACTCGTCGGAGATCTTCGGCCACATGGAGCCCGAGGAGCAGGAGCGTTTCGTGCGCATGATCCGCATTCCGGGAACCGACCGCGCGTTCCAACGCAGCCTGGAAGGCGTCATCAATTTCTTCGGCCAATACATGCAGACGATTCAACGGGCGGGCGAGGTCGAGGACATGCCGCCGGTGGCCCTGTTCTGGGGCTCCAAGGACCCGATCATTCCGATCCAGCACGGGAAAAACACGCTGGCGAATTCCGAGAACATCACGCTGACGATCTACAAAGGGTGCGGACATTATCCGCAGCTCGACGCGCCCGAGCGGTTTTCCCGCGATCTGACCGAATTCCTCTGCGATCCCGACCGTCCCCACACCCGCTTCCATCCGGTCCCGCCGAAAACAGGACTGCGCGGCATGCTCGCGGGCCGGATTAAAAATTCGGGCTAACTCTCGTCTCCGTCATCGTCGTCGCAGGAGATCATCACCAGCCCAAGGATCAAGACCAGGGTCAACAGCCGCGATTATCCGCAGCAGCCGTCATCATCGTCGTCAGAGTTGATATCGCCGTCAGAGTCGATATCGTCGTCAGCGTCATCGAGATCATCGTCGTCATCATCATCATCGTCGGGTCCGATCACCTGGAAGGCGTTTGCCAAAGTCGCGCGCTCGCCCGTGGCGCTGGAGACGATCAGCTCGTAGACCCCGGCGCTTCGGCCTGCGGTCACGGTGCCCGTGGCTGTGGTCGCCGACTCGATGCTCAACCCTTGCAGATCGATGCGTCCTTTGGACTCGTTATAGAGAAAGAACGCGTCGTCCGCCTCGAAATTGTCGCCGCTGATGGTCAGCAGCACGTCCTCGCTGTTTTGGCCCGCAGGGGGCGAGACGTTGCTTAGCTGCGCCAGGCACAGCCGCAGGATCTGGGTTTTGTTGCTCACGGTGGAGTCGTTGATGCCGCCGATCAAAATCAGCATTCCGCCCTGGTCCGGCGCGAACACCGAGCAGGGTGCGACCAGCGGATCGTCCGGGCTCAGGTCGAACGCGTTCCAGCTCGTGCCCTCGAGGTCGAGGATTTCGCTGGAATCGCGGGGCTTCCAGGCGTTGCCCTCGCGGCCGCCGCCGCCAAGGGCGTAAAGCGAGCCGGCAACAAATCCGCCGCCCGGGCTGTAGCGCCAGTCGAGCATCTGGGGCAGGGCGCTCCAACCATCGACCGTGGGATCATAGGCATAGGCCAGAGCGTCGTCCTGCGAGCCCAAGACGTAGAACGTTTCGCCGTCTGATGTTCCCAGGCCGAAGCCGCGGGCCGTGGGCAGGTCGGCCGGGGAGCTGTCCCAGGTGTCGGCGATCGGATCGTAGACCGCGTGGTTGCTGATATAGCTCGAATTCCAGCCGCCGGCCACGTGCAGCTTGCCGTTGACATTGGCGCAAAAGGGGCCCGATGAGTAGAACGGCATGTTGGTGCGCCAGGTCCAGGTGCTCGAGGCGATGTCGAATTCGAGGTTGTTGTTCTTAACGCTGGTCAGATCCTGGTCGTAGCCGCCGAACAAATAGAGTTTGTTGTGCTGTAACGCCATACAGGCGTTCATGTGGCCGAATCAGCCGTATGAGCAGCCGCCGCCGTTCCAGGAGTCGGCCGCGACATCGTAGACGTAGAGCGTGGCGATTTGGT
Proteins encoded in this window:
- a CDS encoding alpha/beta fold hydrolase; protein product: MEMLGEPHETAVLGTTITWGEMGSGQPLVLIHGIQDSHRAWRRAAPFLARRFRVLMPDLPGHGFSGRPDAPYTLTWYAQIMDAWMEQIGLRKAHLCGHSFGGGIAQWMVLDQRQRIDRLALVSAGGLGRQVAMSMRFATFPVLGAKITPLVLRHILPVVLKHSSEIFGHMEPEEQERFVRMIRIPGTDRAFQRSLEGVINFFGQYMQTIQRAGEVEDMPPVALFWGSKDPIIPIQHGKNTLANSENITLTIYKGCGHYPQLDAPERFSRDLTEFLCDPDRPHTRFHPVPPKTGLRGMLAGRIKNSG